The sequence GTAATATTCTGCACCAATGGATCTTTCTTTACCGGGATTTCCTCATACGTCAGTGGCAAATTTGGAAGGATTCCCTTCATTTATAACGTTCAGGATCTTTACCCAGATGTTCCCATACGAGCTGGGCAACTGCACAATAAGAACGCCATTACAGTTCTGAGAAAGATGGAACGCTTCATGTATGAAAAAGCTGCTCACATTGCTGTGATTGCTCCCTCATTTCGGAAGAACTTGTTGGAGAAAGGCGTCTCCCGTGAAAAAGTATCTGTGATTCCTAACTTCGTCGACACTGCCTTTGTCCGACCTATGAAAAAGAAGAACGAGTTCAGCATAAGGCACGACCTTACGGACAAATTCGTGGTTACGCATGCGGGAAATCTCGGGTATGCCTATGATCTCGAAACCATGCTGGAAGCCGCCCTGCTGCTGGCTCCCCACGAGAATATCGTCTTTCTAATCATAGGAGACGGTGTTGCCAAAGCTCACCTTCAAGAGAAGGCGCAAACTCTCCGCTTGTCAAACGTGCGTTTCTTACCCTTTCAGCCGAGGGAATACTTGCCACTCATTCGCGCCTGTTCTGACGTGGAAACGTCCCTGTACAAACCTGGAGCTTCCAGCGATTCCATGCCCTCGAAAGTGTACGAGATAATGGCAAGTGGCCGGCCTCTTCTGATGAGTGCGGATGAGGGAAGTGATGTATGGAACTTGGTTACGGAGACGAAGAGCGGAATCTGCATTGGGCCCGGAAACGCTTCGGAACTTGCAGATGGCGTGCTCTCCCTCTACAATAATCCATCAATGGGACAGAAAATGGGACAGCGAGGCCGTTATCAGGCCGAGAAAAACTATTCAAGAGACGTGGTTGTGCGCCGTTACAATGGTCTGTTGCAGCAGGTGGCAAGATATCATGAGAGAACCCATTCTTAAACGTCCTCTCGATATTTTGTTTGCCACGATTGGTCTGATTCTCTCGGCTCCCCTCTGGGGGATCATCTCGCTTCTGATTTACATCAAAGAGGGGCCACCTATTTTCTATTCTCAAAAAAGGTGGGGCAGAAATGGAGTTCAGTTTGACGTTCTCAAATTCAGGACTATTGTTCCTGGCTCAGACGAGAAATACGGTATCTGGCAGGCCACCGAAAATGATCATCATATCACGCCCTTGGGACGCGTCCTCAGGGCAGCCGGCCTTGATGAACTTCCTCAGATCTTGAATATCCTTCGCGGTCAAATGAGTCTTGTCGGACCTCGCGCCCTGGCCGTCGGAGAAAGCGTTCAAGACAAAGACGGACTAGATATAACCTATGAAGAAATACCCGGATTCACGGAACGATTGAACGTTCGACCGGGG comes from Candidatus Neomarinimicrobiota bacterium and encodes:
- a CDS encoding glycosyltransferase family 4 protein; its protein translation is MEKTDLGQRPLRILVFIIQFPPDVNSTGILMDQICEGLLEYGHRITVITTFPHYEEFRIHEEFRGRLIERGQYHGLDVIRLCVYANGEKYRMTSRLLNYLSFNFLATAVNLVSRQTYDVIFCTNGSFFTGISSYVSGKFGRIPFIYNVQDLYPDVPIRAGQLHNKNAITVLRKMERFMYEKAAHIAVIAPSFRKNLLEKGVSREKVSVIPNFVDTAFVRPMKKKNEFSIRHDLTDKFVVTHAGNLGYAYDLETMLEAALLLAPHENIVFLIIGDGVAKAHLQEKAQTLRLSNVRFLPFQPREYLPLIRACSDVETSLYKPGASSDSMPSKVYEIMASGRPLLMSADEGSDVWNLVTETKSGICIGPGNASELADGVLSLYNNPSMGQKMGQRGRYQAEKNYSRDVVVRRYNGLLQQVARYHERTHS
- a CDS encoding sugar transferase, whose product is MREPILKRPLDILFATIGLILSAPLWGIISLLIYIKEGPPIFYSQKRWGRNGVQFDVLKFRTIVPGSDEKYGIWQATENDHHITPLGRVLRAAGLDELPQILNILRGQMSLVGPRALAVGESVQDKDGLDITYEEIPGFTERLNVRPGLTSLATIYRPKAIHPEKKFRLDLEYVRRQSFWLDLKLICLSLWISIRGKWESRGKKL